From Myxocyprinus asiaticus isolate MX2 ecotype Aquarium Trade chromosome 25, UBuf_Myxa_2, whole genome shotgun sequence, one genomic window encodes:
- the LOC127415858 gene encoding CMP-sialic acid transporter-like, which yields MANESVGVLFKLYCLTVMTLVTATYTVALRYTRTVTSDLYFSTTAVCITEIIKLLLSLVMLLRETGDLGRCKTALVNHIFKSPKELLKLSVPSVVYAIQNNMAFLALSNLDAAVFQVTYQLKIPCTALCTVLMLNRSLSKLQWFSVFMLCGGVALVQWTPPESTKVQVEQNPFLGFVAIAIAVLCSGFAGVYFEKVLKSSDTSLWLRNIQMYLSGILVTLIGVFVTDRAKVLEKGFFFGYTPWVCLVIFLASVGGMYTSVVVKYTDNIMKGFSAAAAIVLSTVASVILFGLQITVTFMAGALLVCVSIYLYGLPKQDTSNVQRADADTTKQKLIAV from the exons ATGGCGAACG AGTCAGTGGGTGTGCTGTTCAAGCTGTACTGCTTGACTGTGATGACTCTGGTTACTGCCACATACACTGTGGCTCTGAGATACACCAGGactgtgacctctgacctctaCTTCTCCACCACTGCAGTGTGCATCACTGAGATCATCAAACTGCTGCTCAGTCTGGTGATGCTGCTCAG GGAAACAGGTGACCTCGGCAGGTGTAAAACTGCGCTGGTCAACCACATTTTCAAAAGTCCAAAGGAACTGCTCAAGCTGAGTGTACCGTCTGTGGTATATGCCATCCAAAACAACATGGCCTTCTTAGCCTTGAGCAACCTGGATGCTGCTGTCTTCCAG gTGACGTATCAGTTGAAGATCCCCTGTACAGCCCTGTGTACGGTGCTGATGCTGAACCGCTCTCTGAGCAAACTGCAATGGTTCTCCGTCTTCATGCTGTGTGGAGGAGTCGCACTGGTGCAGTGGACCCCGCCAGAATCCACTAAAGTTCAG GTGGAACAGAACCCGTTCCTGGGCTTTGTGGCGATTGCGATCGCGGTCCTCTGCTCTGGGTTTGCAG gtgtgtaTTTTGAGAAGGTTCTGAAGAGTTCGGACACATCTCTGTGGCTCAGAAACATTCAGATGTACCTGTCAGGTATACTGGTGACCCTCATAGGTGTCTTTGTGACAGACAGGGCCAAAGTGTTGGAGAAAGGATTCTTCTTCGGATACACACCTTGGGTCTGCCTTGTAATCT TTTTGGCGAGTGTGGGAGGAATGTACACATCAGTGGTGGTGAAATACACTGATAACATCATGAAGGGCTTCTCTGCAGCCGCTGCTATTGTGCTGTCCACCGTGGCCTCCGTCATTCTCTTCGGCCTGCAGATTA CGGTGACTTTCATGGCAGGAGCCTTGTTGGTGTGTGTGTCCATTTACCTGTACGGACTGCCAAAACAAGACACCAGCAATGTGCAGAGAGCTGATGCAGACACCACAAAACAGAAACTCATAGCAGTCTGA